The following are encoded in a window of Providencia rettgeri genomic DNA:
- a CDS encoding replicative DNA helicase: MTNNYFAPPCNLEAEQAVLGGLMISTDEDKRQHVISLIKPESFYQWSHNRIFAEIVRLIKTNQPTDVITVSDALTANGDLDNVGGFAYVAELCMLPTAANIVNYARIIRDKAIQRYAINNLNTCVEMLMANDGLEVNNKLANVQQVVSSIIEHAKTGKSKGLRPARDVVGDWVEEVERRFDDPTNAAGFTLGIESLDDLMAPKQALRGSLIVVGARPKMGKTAFYNRVATHFALNHRLPTLLFSLEMTDRGIIERMIAQEGGVSSDIFYTGAHDEMEMARALARAEEIAESNMYIDSSPGVDLHHIIAECRKIKRIKGQVGLIAVDYLTLIKAAPAERRDIAYGDITTGLKNLAKEMDCVVLLLTQLNRKLEERADKRPTPADSRDTGQIEQDCDVWIGLYRDAVYNNNADKSLMEIILRLNRDGNTGTAYGQLVDSYIKNISQNEAERLLFKEQEKGRGYSKKGTQAF, translated from the coding sequence ATGACAAATAATTATTTTGCTCCTCCCTGTAACCTTGAAGCTGAACAAGCGGTTTTAGGTGGTTTGATGATTAGCACAGACGAAGATAAGCGTCAGCATGTTATTTCGCTAATTAAACCTGAATCATTCTATCAGTGGTCACATAATCGGATTTTTGCAGAGATAGTTCGACTGATTAAAACCAATCAGCCTACTGATGTAATTACCGTAAGCGATGCGCTAACAGCTAATGGCGATTTAGACAATGTTGGTGGATTCGCCTATGTCGCTGAGCTTTGTATGTTACCAACAGCAGCAAACATAGTAAATTATGCACGGATCATTCGTGACAAGGCGATACAGCGTTATGCGATTAACAACCTCAACACCTGCGTTGAAATGTTGATGGCCAATGATGGCCTTGAAGTAAATAATAAACTGGCCAACGTCCAGCAGGTGGTATCAAGTATCATTGAGCATGCTAAAACAGGTAAGAGTAAGGGGCTTAGACCAGCTCGTGATGTAGTAGGCGACTGGGTCGAGGAAGTTGAAAGGCGTTTTGATGATCCGACGAATGCTGCTGGTTTTACTTTAGGTATCGAATCACTTGATGATTTAATGGCTCCTAAGCAAGCGCTAAGAGGATCTCTAATTGTCGTGGGCGCTAGACCTAAAATGGGCAAAACCGCGTTCTACAACCGTGTAGCGACTCATTTTGCTTTAAATCACAGATTACCTACGTTGTTATTCAGCCTTGAAATGACTGACCGAGGGATCATTGAGCGCATGATCGCGCAAGAGGGCGGTGTTTCTTCAGATATTTTCTATACTGGCGCTCATGATGAAATGGAAATGGCGAGAGCATTGGCAAGAGCTGAAGAAATCGCCGAGTCTAACATGTATATCGACAGCTCTCCGGGGGTTGATTTACATCATATCATTGCAGAGTGCCGTAAAATTAAACGCATTAAGGGGCAGGTAGGCTTAATCGCAGTTGATTACTTAACACTCATCAAAGCTGCCCCAGCAGAACGCCGCGATATTGCCTACGGTGACATTACAACAGGTTTAAAAAACTTAGCCAAGGAAATGGATTGTGTGGTCCTGTTACTCACTCAGCTTAACCGAAAACTGGAAGAACGAGCAGATAAACGACCGACACCTGCAGATAGCCGAGATACAGGACAAATTGAGCAAGATTGTGATGTTTGGATCGGCCTATACCGTGATGCGGTTTATAACAACAATGCAGATAAATCGCTGATGGAAATTATTCTTCGTTTAAATCGTGATGGTAATACTGGAACGGCTTATGGGCAGTTGGTGGACTCGTATATCAAAAACATTAGCCAAAATGAGGCTGAAAGATTGTTGTTTAAGGAGCAGGAAAAAGGAAGAGGATATTCAAAGAAAGGGACGCAGGCTTTTTAA
- a CDS encoding RNA-directed DNA polymerase, whose amino-acid sequence MARKPIDQNTFKYKKNDLESAFALAIKNIINFGDTDIFPYPYETRMFDDLFEQILVALKETHKNFSEHINECPPINISTCSTVGYNGYRWATQIDPYWNAYFLGIILSIASEIEENRVDENCVYSYRFAPDFTSGSLFCKKITWRKFQEDSLELAKSDDNINYIVTCDIADFYTRIYHHRLENALDRIDPHKNISSKIKKMMQIFSGTNSYGLPVGGPASRILAELALDSLDHLLLINSIKFKRYVDDFIIFCNTKEDAHSILTLLSKKLMENEGLTLQKHKTNILSKDEFISLTQSKLLGSSDDIGSPVKAKFMSLPIRYDPYSQNANEQYEEIKESLKEFDLLGMLSDELQKSKINQPFTKQLVKSLSMTSDKVLSDAFKVMFNSINELYPIFNTIIQVAISSWQRFDLETKNIINAKIIELINSDSFILKIELNLSFIIKLLSKENTVENQIILIDLYKSNSDSILINLLITQAMAKWNIFYWLSELRRNFPTMSSWQRRLFIVSSYLLGDEGKHWQEHNKEKFSFIDKLYKSWGAKRKSDKNLGDAL is encoded by the coding sequence ATGGCTAGAAAACCAATAGACCAAAATACATTTAAATATAAAAAAAACGATTTAGAATCAGCGTTTGCTTTAGCTATTAAAAATATAATTAATTTTGGTGATACTGATATTTTTCCTTATCCATATGAAACAAGAATGTTTGATGATTTGTTTGAACAGATTTTAGTAGCCTTAAAGGAAACACATAAGAATTTTTCTGAACATATCAATGAATGCCCACCTATAAATATAAGCACATGCTCTACAGTTGGGTACAATGGGTACAGGTGGGCAACTCAGATTGATCCATATTGGAATGCATATTTTTTAGGAATAATTTTATCCATAGCATCTGAGATTGAAGAAAATAGGGTCGACGAAAATTGTGTTTATTCATATAGATTCGCCCCTGACTTTACTTCAGGCTCTTTATTTTGTAAAAAAATCACGTGGCGAAAATTTCAAGAAGATAGCTTAGAGCTTGCTAAATCAGACGACAATATTAATTATATAGTAACTTGTGATATAGCAGATTTCTATACTAGAATTTATCACCATAGACTAGAAAACGCGCTTGATAGAATAGACCCACATAAAAATATATCTTCAAAAATCAAAAAAATGATGCAAATATTCTCTGGTACAAATTCTTATGGATTACCTGTCGGAGGTCCAGCCTCAAGAATATTAGCAGAGCTAGCATTAGATAGTTTAGATCATTTACTATTAATTAACAGTATTAAATTCAAAAGATATGTTGATGACTTTATTATATTTTGTAACACTAAGGAAGATGCTCATTCGATATTAACTTTACTTAGTAAAAAATTAATGGAAAATGAGGGGTTAACTTTACAAAAGCATAAAACAAACATTTTATCTAAAGATGAATTTATATCTCTAACTCAATCTAAACTACTTGGTAGTTCTGACGATATCGGTTCTCCAGTTAAAGCTAAATTCATGAGTTTACCTATTAGATATGACCCATACTCGCAAAACGCTAATGAGCAGTATGAGGAAATTAAAGAATCATTAAAAGAATTTGATTTACTTGGAATGCTAAGTGACGAACTTCAAAAATCAAAGATAAACCAACCATTTACAAAGCAGCTTGTTAAATCTTTAAGTATGACATCAGATAAAGTTTTATCTGATGCATTTAAGGTAATGTTCAATAGCATAAATGAATTATATCCTATATTTAATACTATTATTCAAGTAGCCATATCTAGTTGGCAACGCTTCGATTTGGAAACTAAAAATATTATCAATGCAAAAATAATAGAGCTAATAAATAGTGATTCATTTATATTAAAGATTGAGTTAAATCTCTCCTTTATAATAAAATTACTTTCAAAAGAAAATACTGTAGAAAATCAAATAATATTAATAGATTTATACAAATCAAACAGTGATAGTATATTAATCAATCTATTAATAACTCAAGCAATGGCCAAGTGGAATATTTTTTACTGGTTATCAGAATTAAGAAGAAATTTTCCAACCATGTCTTCGTGGCAAAGAAGATTATTTATTGTTTCTTCATATTTACTTGGCGATGAGGGAAAACACTGGCAAGAACATAATAAAGAAAAATTTAGTTTTATAGATAAGCTATATAAGTCTTGGGGAGCTAAACGTAAATCAGATAAAAATCTAGGGGATGCATTATGA
- a CDS encoding DUF1367 family protein: protein MAQHSFIKMSNDTLVPANPAARDFLHSKIKCGDVLSADFKKARNPRFHRKYFALLNLGYEYWEPIGGTISPEEKELVRGYVKFLAYYTDNDDALQSAADVYLDEIAQKRAHNISATKSFDAFRYWVVEQSGHYETFEMPDGSLRRVAKSISFAKMDDLAFGELYKSTLDVLWNFILFRKFPTQEAAENAAAQLLDFT from the coding sequence ATGGCACAGCATAGCTTTATCAAAATGTCTAACGACACTCTTGTACCGGCTAATCCAGCGGCAAGGGATTTTTTACATTCCAAAATCAAGTGTGGTGATGTGCTTTCGGCTGATTTCAAGAAAGCTCGCAATCCACGATTTCATCGCAAGTACTTCGCATTACTTAACCTCGGATATGAATACTGGGAACCAATTGGCGGTACCATTTCACCTGAAGAAAAAGAGCTGGTTCGCGGTTACGTTAAATTCCTCGCTTACTACACCGATAACGACGATGCTCTCCAATCCGCTGCTGATGTTTATCTCGATGAGATAGCACAGAAACGTGCTCACAATATCTCAGCAACCAAATCCTTTGATGCTTTCCGCTATTGGGTGGTAGAGCAATCTGGCCATTATGAAACCTTTGAAATGCCAGACGGTAGTCTACGCCGTGTAGCCAAATCAATCAGCTTTGCCAAAATGGATGACCTAGCCTTTGGCGAACTCTACAAATCAACCCTCGATGTGCTTTGGAACTTCATTTTATTTCGTAAATTCCCCACTCAAGAAGCTGCTGAAAATGCGGCGGCTCAGTTATTAGATTTTACCTAG
- a CDS encoding Ref family recombination enhancement nuclease translates to MTKKSKAKEDKQWLSDVAELGCICCRNMGYGASPAEIHHVRTGQGMAQRASHRDVLPLCPPHHRPAYDTGFHAAPKTWQKIHGTETELLEQTKREVMELRACRV, encoded by the coding sequence ATGACCAAAAAATCAAAGGCTAAAGAAGATAAACAGTGGCTATCGGATGTAGCAGAACTTGGCTGCATTTGCTGCCGTAATATGGGGTATGGAGCAAGCCCCGCGGAAATCCATCATGTAAGAACGGGGCAGGGAATGGCACAGAGAGCTAGTCATAGAGATGTCTTGCCATTATGTCCGCCTCATCACAGACCTGCTTATGATACTGGTTTTCATGCAGCGCCTAAAACATGGCAAAAAATTCACGGTACCGAAACCGAACTACTTGAGCAAACCAAAAGAGAAGTCATGGAGCTGCGCGCATGTCGAGTATAA
- a CDS encoding antiterminator Q family protein encodes MSSIKSISDGLVLDEEQEAWLQGWLSKFGAWVYSGRLDKRQSSIIAEFMATVEKRDYPEREMCNDDDGMLITKVVDKIYHIDRIAFTLLLLRYAFVSSDRAIARYYYGIAQPRQMVRRNRTLEYRKPSMATCRREVKEIIRSAEYLIYPHLYNAFIIRDNEWKKKSNSKNVLTSLIQ; translated from the coding sequence ATGTCGAGTATAAAAAGTATTTCTGATGGACTTGTGCTCGATGAAGAGCAAGAAGCTTGGTTACAAGGCTGGCTATCCAAATTCGGTGCTTGGGTTTACAGTGGTAGATTAGATAAACGCCAAAGCAGTATCATCGCTGAATTTATGGCAACGGTAGAAAAACGTGATTATCCAGAAAGGGAAATGTGTAATGACGACGATGGAATGTTAATCACCAAGGTGGTCGATAAAATTTATCATATAGACCGAATTGCATTCACGTTATTGTTATTACGTTATGCCTTTGTGAGCTCTGACCGTGCCATTGCTCGTTATTATTATGGCATTGCACAGCCACGCCAGATGGTTCGCAGAAATCGCACGCTTGAATATCGAAAGCCCTCGATGGCCACATGTCGCCGTGAGGTAAAAGAAATCATTCGTTCTGCCGAGTATTTAATTTATCCACATCTCTATAATGCATTTATAATACGCGATAATGAGTGGAAAAAGAAAAGTAATAGTAAGAACGTGTTGACTTCTTTGATCCAATGA
- a CDS encoding HP1 family phage holin produces the protein MRMDKYSNAAYGSAGLTAFFASLSLYEWGFIIGMAFSILLGLATFFMNRREQRKRTRLFEELVNKTDHLNPSATARKAAELMAKAPKDI, from the coding sequence ATGCGTATGGATAAATATAGCAACGCAGCCTACGGTAGTGCTGGGCTTACAGCATTTTTTGCTAGCTTATCGCTTTATGAGTGGGGCTTTATTATCGGGATGGCGTTTAGCATCCTTTTAGGTCTCGCTACCTTTTTTATGAATCGACGAGAGCAACGAAAGCGAACACGTTTATTTGAAGAACTTGTTAATAAAACCGATCATCTAAACCCCTCAGCTACTGCACGAAAAGCCGCCGAACTTATGGCGAAAGCACCTAAGGATATCTAA
- a CDS encoding lysozyme, protein MSLKQKLTVLVSAGASAIALTVIAHFEGVRYEPYEDVGGVLTVCYGHTGKDIVPNKVYSKEECNELLELDFMRTKLQVDRLVKVPVDEHTKAALYSFAFNVGTGAFAKSTMLKKLNAGDQYGACEEFKKWVYAGGKVWRGLVNRREAEAAICHGNL, encoded by the coding sequence ATGTCACTCAAACAAAAACTAACTGTGCTTGTTAGCGCAGGGGCTTCGGCTATCGCTTTAACAGTGATTGCACATTTTGAAGGTGTTAGATATGAGCCTTATGAAGATGTGGGCGGGGTATTAACCGTTTGCTATGGGCATACAGGAAAAGACATTGTTCCGAATAAAGTTTATTCAAAAGAAGAATGCAACGAGCTGTTAGAACTGGATTTTATGAGAACCAAACTTCAGGTAGATCGCCTAGTTAAAGTTCCTGTTGATGAACATACAAAAGCCGCTCTTTATTCATTTGCTTTTAACGTTGGTACCGGCGCGTTCGCTAAGTCGACAATGCTTAAAAAGCTAAATGCAGGTGATCAATATGGTGCTTGTGAAGAATTTAAAAAATGGGTTTACGCTGGTGGCAAGGTATGGCGTGGACTTGTTAATCGCAGAGAAGCGGAGGCGGCCATATGTCATGGAAACCTGTAG
- a CDS encoding lysis protein, whose protein sequence is MNKVRALLFIAAWVAIWGMWKQHERIGELNAKNAELLVELTEQVKINEDYQERVQSLYELDTKHTQELANAKIQIDKLRIAAERNPERVYIKASCKKAEGTTASGMDDAITPRPTDSAIRNYWLLRERIAELTRMVLGLQDYIRTECLQ, encoded by the coding sequence ATGAATAAAGTCAGAGCATTGTTATTTATCGCTGCGTGGGTGGCCATATGGGGAATGTGGAAACAACACGAAAGGATAGGTGAGCTAAACGCAAAAAATGCCGAGTTGCTCGTTGAACTGACAGAGCAAGTCAAAATTAATGAAGATTACCAAGAACGTGTCCAATCTCTTTATGAACTCGATACAAAACATACTCAGGAATTAGCTAATGCAAAAATTCAAATTGATAAGTTGCGTATTGCTGCTGAGCGCAATCCTGAGCGGGTGTACATCAAAGCCAGTTGTAAAAAAGCCGAAGGCACTACCGCCTCCGGCATGGATGATGCAATCACCCCCCGACCTACTGACTCCGCTATCCGAAATTATTGGTTACTCAGAGAGCGAATTGCAGAATTAACACGAATGGTATTAGGGCTGCAAGATTATATTAGAACGGAGTGTTTACAGTGA
- a CDS encoding entericidin A/B family lipoprotein has protein sequence MLKKISFLICSLAVAFTLTACNTTKGVGEDIEAGGEAIQRAAQ, from the coding sequence ATGTTGAAAAAAATCAGTTTCCTCATCTGCTCATTAGCGGTTGCTTTCACATTAACTGCCTGCAACACCACTAAAGGTGTTGGTGAAGACATAGAGGCCGGAGGAGAGGCAATACAAAGAGCAGCCCAGTAA
- a CDS encoding terminase small subunit has protein sequence MAKPDWGTLQQLFLTEHAKSGISPKEWCEDQGLNYATARRYIKRPAAQKTAQKKLRTAHDKECAKEPICNSATPTAQSSEQDNAHNDESAFNLRNYGLNDMQFRFVNEYLVDLNRTAAYKRAGGNGEGNTAYVGASRMYRNAKVNRAITDALADRERRTQITQDAVLKMWWDIATADVNELTEYRRLCCRHCWGFGFNYQWRDAVEYEDAVKKATVANKQPPQDVGGYGYDDTLDPNPDCPRCNGAGIGRAHFHDTRDLTGAARRLFAGVKEGKFGVEVITRNQDDALKMVAQHLGMVKNKTEITGADGGPIQSTGIDLSHLSFEQLMQLRKKSKN, from the coding sequence ATGGCTAAACCGGATTGGGGGACGCTACAGCAACTGTTCCTCACCGAACATGCTAAATCAGGAATATCCCCTAAAGAGTGGTGTGAAGACCAGGGACTAAATTACGCAACTGCGCGACGATATATTAAAAGGCCAGCTGCGCAAAAAACTGCGCAAAAGAAATTGCGCACTGCGCACGATAAAGAATGCGCAAAAGAGCCTATATGTAATAGCGCAACACCAACTGCGCAGAGTAGTGAACAAGATAATGCGCACAATGATGAAAGTGCGTTTAACCTGCGCAACTACGGGCTTAACGATATGCAGTTCAGATTCGTCAATGAGTATCTTGTCGATTTAAATAGGACGGCAGCTTATAAGAGAGCCGGTGGAAATGGCGAAGGTAATACTGCTTATGTTGGTGCCAGTCGGATGTACAGAAATGCTAAGGTCAATCGCGCAATTACAGACGCATTAGCGGATAGGGAACGCAGAACTCAAATCACCCAAGATGCCGTATTGAAAATGTGGTGGGATATTGCGACCGCAGACGTTAATGAACTAACTGAATATCGCCGATTGTGTTGTCGTCATTGTTGGGGTTTTGGTTTCAATTATCAGTGGCGTGATGCGGTCGAATATGAAGATGCTGTGAAAAAAGCCACGGTGGCAAATAAACAACCTCCGCAAGATGTGGGAGGCTACGGTTACGATGACACATTAGACCCTAACCCTGATTGCCCTCGATGTAATGGCGCAGGTATTGGCCGTGCACATTTTCATGATACGCGTGATTTAACTGGCGCTGCTCGTCGCTTATTCGCTGGTGTGAAAGAGGGTAAGTTTGGTGTCGAGGTGATCACTCGTAATCAAGATGACGCACTTAAAATGGTTGCACAGCATTTAGGGATGGTTAAGAACAAGACTGAGATAACCGGTGCTGATGGTGGGCCTATTCAGTCGACAGGAATTGACCTAAGCCACCTTAGTTTTGAACAGCTCATGCAATTGAGAAAAAAATCGAAAAATTGA
- the terL gene encoding phage terminase large subunit, translating to MNIDFNLFDEELEREIARRSLHEFIQYINPEYITSHFSQTVCDALDQFLVDMMAGKRPKLILGAPPQHGKSDIVSRYLPAYFFGKYPNMRVGALSYSSDLAGDMNTDVQRIMMSAEYRVLFPKSWLGNKPENGIAVKRNSDEFGIANHKGSYVCAGVGGPLTGKKVDLGIIDDPIKNAKEALSPTVKKSIWNWYVSTFKTRLSKNSGEIIMATRWATDDLSGQLKEKAPETKVLAFPAINEQGEALVPELHPIDKLLETKAILGDYFWSAMYQQSPKPGDGQIFHEEFVRYYLPKDLPDKFDKVIHSWDMTFKDSDGTDYVVGQVWGKKDANAYLLYQIRKRMSFTQTKDAVKLLAEKFPEGRRKLVEDKANGPAVIDSLKSTVSGLIPVEPDGSKIARAHACTAEWEAGNVWLPHKDIAPWIVETVEEITTFPFAGHDDTVDAMTQALRDLYQKKKGGFFTTKR from the coding sequence ATGAACATCGATTTCAACTTATTTGATGAAGAGCTCGAAAGGGAGATAGCGCGCCGTAGCTTGCATGAATTCATTCAGTACATAAACCCTGAATACATCACAAGCCATTTTTCTCAAACGGTGTGTGATGCGCTCGACCAATTCTTGGTTGATATGATGGCAGGTAAGCGTCCTAAGTTAATATTAGGCGCACCGCCTCAGCATGGTAAGTCTGATATTGTTTCGCGTTATCTTCCAGCCTACTTCTTTGGTAAATACCCGAACATGCGAGTTGGGGCGTTGTCGTATTCCTCAGACTTAGCCGGTGATATGAACACCGATGTTCAGCGAATTATGATGTCGGCTGAATATCGTGTGTTATTTCCAAAGAGCTGGTTAGGTAACAAGCCCGAGAATGGCATCGCTGTTAAACGTAACTCTGATGAGTTCGGCATTGCCAATCACAAAGGCAGCTATGTGTGTGCGGGTGTGGGTGGCCCATTAACGGGTAAAAAAGTCGATCTAGGTATTATTGATGACCCGATAAAGAACGCGAAAGAAGCGCTTAGCCCGACGGTTAAAAAATCGATTTGGAACTGGTACGTTTCGACCTTTAAGACCCGCTTATCAAAAAATAGTGGTGAAATCATCATGGCCACGCGGTGGGCGACCGACGATTTATCTGGCCAATTAAAAGAAAAAGCCCCTGAAACCAAGGTGCTCGCATTCCCTGCCATTAATGAGCAAGGGGAAGCGCTGGTACCTGAACTTCACCCTATCGATAAGCTGTTGGAAACCAAAGCAATACTGGGTGATTACTTCTGGTCTGCCATGTATCAACAGTCACCGAAGCCGGGGGATGGTCAAATCTTCCACGAAGAGTTTGTCCGCTATTACTTACCTAAAGACCTACCTGATAAATTCGACAAGGTTATTCATAGTTGGGATATGACCTTTAAAGACAGCGACGGTACCGACTATGTAGTGGGGCAGGTTTGGGGTAAGAAAGATGCCAATGCCTATTTACTCTATCAAATCCGAAAGCGCATGAGCTTTACTCAAACGAAGGATGCCGTGAAGCTACTTGCGGAAAAATTCCCTGAAGGGCGCCGTAAGCTGGTGGAAGACAAAGCCAATGGCCCGGCAGTTATCGACTCCCTAAAATCTACAGTATCAGGCTTAATCCCCGTCGAGCCCGATGGTAGCAAAATCGCACGTGCTCATGCCTGCACCGCGGAATGGGAGGCGGGCAATGTGTGGCTACCACACAAAGACATTGCGCCGTGGATAGTGGAAACCGTGGAGGAAATTACCACGTTCCCATTCGCTGGCCATGACGACACAGTGGATGCGATGACGCAGGCACTGCGTGATTTATACCAGAAGAAAAAAGGCGGTTTCTTTACAACCAAGAGGTAA
- a CDS encoding DUF1073 domain-containing protein: protein MWPFKRRKIAEQIAPPKRSAFTTDLYPALAKEKGFNGLVLPQPMINGVGMDSIDTSVPSFKGEQVYGVPESQAAWYASQMFIGNNMCAIIAKHWLVDKACNMPARDAIRQGYDIDCDNDDDSAISKKLRKRDKKYRIQHHLKELIHFGRVYGGRLALFVVETSNPKEWYENPFNLDGVSKGMYKGIKQIDPQWVTPDLTDSNIQDPASMDFYDPTYYIIGGRKYHKSHFIKFVPFPVPNVLKPLYNYFGVSVPERIYERVYASERTANEAPQLAMTKRLLTIGMADPEGADKNTIQENMLYFMEMRDNYGVQVMGKEDVAQQFDTSLADLDATIMTQYQLVAAAANVPATKLLGTTPKGFNATGEYEESNYREELESVQSNDLEELLQRHYDMLMRSEELPLTEISVTWAPLDSPTAAESADIELKSAQTDAALAATGAIDGLDIRKKLAADKESSYYGIDVNEGDYVETNTSPNEKGEMGNLPPSGIEGQTPAVFSSAI from the coding sequence ATGTGGCCGTTTAAAAGGCGAAAAATTGCAGAACAGATTGCACCGCCGAAGCGGTCAGCGTTTACCACAGATTTGTATCCTGCATTAGCAAAAGAGAAGGGATTTAACGGGTTAGTTCTACCGCAGCCGATGATTAACGGTGTGGGGATGGACAGTATTGATACTTCCGTTCCTTCATTCAAAGGCGAACAAGTTTATGGTGTGCCTGAATCGCAAGCGGCTTGGTATGCCTCACAAATGTTTATTGGTAACAACATGTGCGCCATCATTGCGAAACATTGGCTGGTGGATAAGGCCTGTAATATGCCTGCTCGTGATGCTATTCGCCAAGGGTATGATATTGATTGCGATAATGACGATGACAGTGCTATCAGCAAGAAGCTACGCAAGCGCGATAAAAAGTACCGCATACAGCATCATTTGAAAGAACTTATTCACTTTGGGCGAGTGTATGGTGGTCGATTAGCGTTGTTTGTGGTGGAAACCTCAAACCCGAAAGAGTGGTATGAAAATCCGTTTAATCTCGATGGTGTGTCCAAAGGGATGTACAAGGGGATCAAGCAAATTGACCCACAATGGGTAACGCCTGATTTAACCGACTCCAATATTCAAGACCCTGCCAGCATGGATTTTTACGACCCAACGTATTACATCATTGGCGGTCGAAAATACCATAAGTCGCACTTTATTAAATTTGTGCCATTCCCCGTGCCTAATGTACTTAAGCCGCTTTATAACTACTTTGGTGTTTCGGTACCAGAGCGCATCTATGAGCGTGTTTATGCTTCCGAACGTACCGCCAATGAAGCGCCACAACTGGCGATGACCAAACGGTTATTAACAATTGGTATGGCTGATCCTGAAGGAGCGGATAAGAACACCATTCAGGAAAACATGCTTTATTTTATGGAGATGCGCGATAACTATGGCGTGCAGGTGATGGGGAAAGAGGACGTTGCACAGCAGTTCGACACCTCGTTAGCGGATTTAGACGCCACCATTATGACGCAATACCAGCTGGTGGCTGCGGCAGCAAATGTACCCGCCACTAAGTTACTCGGTACCACGCCAAAGGGCTTTAATGCGACGGGTGAGTATGAAGAATCGAACTACCGTGAAGAGCTAGAAAGCGTCCAATCAAACGACTTAGAAGAACTTTTGCAGCGTCATTACGACATGTTGATGCGCAGCGAAGAGCTACCACTGACTGAAATATCGGTCACGTGGGCGCCACTCGATAGCCCAACAGCTGCCGAGAGCGCCGATATTGAGTTGAAATCAGCTCAGACGGATGCAGCTCTAGCGGCGACAGGTGCCATTGATGGGTTAGATATCCGTAAAAAACTGGCGGCTGATAAAGAGTCGAGCTATTACGGCATTGATGTAAACGAGGGCGATTATGTCGAGACGAATACGAGTCCGAACGAAAAAGGCGAAATGGGCAACCTCCCGCCAAGCGGTATTGAAGGGCAAACCCCTGCAGTATTCAGCAGCGCCATCTAG
- a CDS encoding phage minor head protein produces the protein MIKDYENVFSELKEDFDGATMDASIASQTRIWLNRLKRKWDKIFTTQSSAMADKFVSQVDIGAQRNLDDSLKQLSGGITIKTPAMPEALKDRMIAATAENVSLIKSIPSQFHQRIESAALRSISQGGEGAKTLLDEIRHTGSVTESRANFIAVDQTRKITTAANCERMKSAGIRKAIWHHSGGSAEPREWHLQLDGEVFDLDNPPIIDPKTGERGLPGQLPNCKCFWTPVIDFSGIESGEET, from the coding sequence ATGATTAAAGACTATGAAAACGTATTTAGTGAATTGAAGGAGGATTTTGACGGCGCCACGATGGATGCCAGTATCGCGAGTCAAACGCGTATTTGGCTCAACCGGTTAAAACGCAAGTGGGATAAAATCTTTACGACGCAGTCTAGTGCCATGGCAGATAAGTTTGTTTCCCAAGTGGATATTGGCGCACAACGTAATTTAGACGATTCCCTCAAGCAGCTTTCAGGCGGCATCACAATTAAAACACCAGCGATGCCTGAAGCGTTAAAAGACCGAATGATAGCCGCCACGGCTGAAAATGTTTCCCTGATTAAATCCATTCCTAGCCAATTTCACCAGCGTATCGAAAGTGCTGCCCTGCGCTCTATTTCCCAAGGGGGCGAGGGTGCGAAAACCTTATTAGATGAAATCAGGCACACTGGCAGCGTCACAGAAAGCCGAGCGAATTTTATCGCCGTTGACCAAACGCGAAAAATCACGACTGCGGCAAACTGTGAGCGCATGAAATCAGCGGGAATTCGTAAGGCTATTTGGCATCACTCTGGTGGAAGCGCTGAACCTAGAGAATGGCATCTACAGCTGGATGGTGAAGTATTTGATTTAGATAACCCGCCGATTATTGACCCAAAAACAGGTGAGCGTGGATTGCCGGGGCAATTACCTAACTGTAAATGCTTTTGGACGCCCGTTATCGATTTCAGTGGAATAGAAAGCGGTGAGGAGACATGA